The Alkalihalobacillus sp. TS-13 genomic interval GACACGTATGGTGTATACAAGAATTTGGGACCAACGTGCGATTTCACTTAACAGACAAGGACGTCTTGGATTCTATGCACCAGTTGCGGGTCAAGAAGCGTCTATGCTTGGAAGCCAGTATGCACTGGATAAAGAAGACTTCATTCTCCCAGGTTATCGTGATGTTCCACAGATTGTGTATCACGGTCTACCTTTATACCAGGCATTCTTGTTCTCCCGTGGACATTTCCAAGGGAACCAGATTCCAGAAGGTGTAAAGGTGATTTCTCCGCAGATCATCATCGGCGCTCAAATCACACAAGCTGCTGGAGTCGCTCTAGGACTTAAGAAGCGCGGAAAGAAAAACATTGCCATCACTTACACAGGAGACGGTGGAGCTTCACAAGGTGACTTCTATGAAGGAGTCAACTTTGCAGGTGCGTACAACGCTCCAGCTGTATTTGTCGTTCAAAACAATCGTTTTGCAATTTCTGTTCCTGTTGAAAAGCAATCTGCTGCAAAAACAATTGCACAGAAGGCAGTTGCTGCAGGGATTCATGGTGTGCAGGTTGACGGGATGGATGTACTTGCTGTTTATGCTGTTACCCAACAAGCTCGCGAACGTGCAGTAAATGAAGAAGGTCCGACATTGATCGAAACACTTACTTATCGTTACGGCCCACATACAATGGCTGGGGATGATCCAACAAGATACCGTACAGAAGACATGGATAACGAATGGGAAAAGAAGGATCCATTAGTTCGTTTCCGTAAGTATCTTGAAAGCAAGGATCTATGGTCTGAAGAGAAAGAAAATGAAGTTGTTGACAAAGCAAAAGAAGAAATTAAAGCTGCAATCAAAAAAGCAGACGAAGCACCGAAGCAAAAAGTGACAGATCTGATTGATAACATGTATGAAGAGCTTCCGAAAAATTTACAGGAGCAAATGGAAGAATATAAAGAAAAGGAGTCGAAGTAAGCGATGGCCCAAATGACGATGATTCAAGCGATCACTGATGCGATGCGCATTGAACTTAAAAATGATGAAAACGTTCTGGTCTTCGGTGAAGATGTCGGCAAAAATGGCGGCGTATTCCGTGCTACTGAAGGCCTGCAAAAAGAATTCGGGGAAGATCGCGTCTTTGATACCCCGCTTGCCGAGTCAGGGATTGGTGGTCTTTCAATTGGATTAGCATTGCAAGGATACCGTCCTGTACCTGAAATCCAATTCTTCGGATTCGTTTATGAAGTAATGGATGCTATTTCTGGACAAATGGCACGTTTGAGATACCGTTCAGGTGGTGTCTACAATGCACCAATTACAGTTCGTTCTCCTTTTGGTGGAGGTGTTAAAACACCAGAACTTCACGCAGACAGCTTAGAAGGCCTTATGGCGCAGCAGCCAGGATTGAAAGTCGTAATCCCATCAACTCCTTATGATGCAAAAGGACTTTTGATTTCGGCAATCCGTGACAATGATCCAGTCATTTTCTTAGAACATATGAAGCTATATCGTTCTTTC includes:
- the pdhA gene encoding pyruvate dehydrogenase (acetyl-transferring) E1 component subunit alpha, producing MGTKTLTQIEEEFETFQILNEEGEIVNEDAMPDLSDEDLQELMTRMVYTRIWDQRAISLNRQGRLGFYAPVAGQEASMLGSQYALDKEDFILPGYRDVPQIVYHGLPLYQAFLFSRGHFQGNQIPEGVKVISPQIIIGAQITQAAGVALGLKKRGKKNIAITYTGDGGASQGDFYEGVNFAGAYNAPAVFVVQNNRFAISVPVEKQSAAKTIAQKAVAAGIHGVQVDGMDVLAVYAVTQQARERAVNEEGPTLIETLTYRYGPHTMAGDDPTRYRTEDMDNEWEKKDPLVRFRKYLESKDLWSEEKENEVVDKAKEEIKAAIKKADEAPKQKVTDLIDNMYEELPKNLQEQMEEYKEKESK
- a CDS encoding alpha-ketoacid dehydrogenase subunit beta — encoded protein: MAQMTMIQAITDAMRIELKNDENVLVFGEDVGKNGGVFRATEGLQKEFGEDRVFDTPLAESGIGGLSIGLALQGYRPVPEIQFFGFVYEVMDAISGQMARLRYRSGGVYNAPITVRSPFGGGVKTPELHADSLEGLMAQQPGLKVVIPSTPYDAKGLLISAIRDNDPVIFLEHMKLYRSFRDEVPEEEYTVEIGKADVKREGKDITIITYGAMVHSSLKAAEELEKDDIEAEVIDLRTVSPIDIDTIIESVNKTGRAIVVQEAQKQAGIAASVVAEINDRAILSLEAPVLRVTAPDTVFPFSAAEDVWLPDYKDIMEKAKQVINF